The Hevea brasiliensis isolate MT/VB/25A 57/8 chromosome 1, ASM3005281v1, whole genome shotgun sequence DNA segment ATCTACAGTCATCAAGGGGAGAACATAAAAGTCTTTGCAGATGACAGTAGTTTGTCTGTAAATCCTTCTTACATAAGGTCATGGTTGGATCTTTTGTCTAGAACACCTCGAGTGGCACCGTTTCTTTCAAAAAATGACCCATTTGTGATGGCATTGAAGAAGGTGACCTTTAAAATTTTCTTGTGCATTTTTCTGGTTCTCATGGTTTTGACTTCTTCATTCTTGCTTATATGGTAAATGATGCTGAAGTTCACTTGAAGTTGAAGATTGTGCCAAGCTTTAGTAATATGTGATGTTCGTTCCTCTATATTCCAAATTTTTACCGCTTTcaatggaaaataaatcaaatttcatttGGTTACAGCCAAGCTGTTCTCCTATTTTATCAGAATTTAACTTTCACTGCAAGCAAGGAAATGTTGATTATTGTATAACATGAGATTAGTATAGTATCTTTGTCAGATTGATTTCTGTGCATGCTGAATTGTATAACTTCTATATTTTTAGTGGGATGAGCTGCCAGCTGTGTTGGGAGCACTTAATTGTCATGTGTTCATGAGGAGCTGCTCAACTTATGGATGCTATCACTTGTTAAATTTGATGCCATATGACAATTTTAATAAATTGGTTGAGCAGTGGATTTTCATGTGTTTAGGATTTGATGGTGCTAGGGATATTGGATGATTGGAAGAGGTAATGAATCTAGCACATATAGTGATACCAGGAAGTAGAAAGGAACTGAACACTTCTTTTCAACATATTTCTCATTTAATtggccattaattaattaatcctttGGCAGGAACTAGAAGATCATGCCCATGAAATAAATGTACAAATTGAAGTCCTTGATGGGATGTTCACATTCTATGACTCAACTAAAGCTAAGCTAAACATATATCAGGTTCTACTGTTTTCTTCTATCATTTCTCTGTATGTCAGTGGTGTTTTTATGTTCCATTCCTATCTCTATATCCCTTTCTGACTTGACTTTCTTTCGATTGTCATGTCCTGAAATTGTTGGTTACAATGTTCATTAGCAGTCTCTTTtggttaaaagaaaaaaaaatcagcatGAGTCCTAACCTTCTCAAAATGGTGGTTGACAATATTAGTTACAAGATAAGAACTAACAGGACCTTTTCTACATCTTTTTGTTAAAATTTTCAAGCTGTTCAACCTAAATTATTTTGTGCCTCAAAAAATATCCATTTTGGTGGTGGTGCGTGTTTTCTTCCTGCTTACCAAACCAATTTTCACTCTCAATAAAAGAAATGGCCGATATCAACTAAAGAGGACCGACCAATAAGGATGCTGAACCATGTATTAGAATTTTTCTACTTGAAGCACTATTTTTGTGATGAAGttcaaaagaaagaaaaaaagaaaaaaaaaaaaaaaaagcttgttTAGATGCGTCTTTTCCTCATACTCTCTAGCATTGGATGTATGTGAGAATATTTGTTTTATACAAAATTTCCTCTTTATtatttttacatttgctttgatgGTAATCAGTTGAAATTTGTTACCACAGGTTGCTAGTGTAACATTTGATTTGCTGTTGCTTCGGGTGCTGGGATCATATTTGATAGTGCTATTTAGTTTTCTCATCATCACAACTAGGGTATTAATTCTTCCTTCTAACGTCAAACTGGAAATGCTaatcttatttttattattatactcTGCACGGTTTCCTTTCCCCTTAAGCTGCATGAAACTAAAATTGCAAAATTGTCAATTATACTGTTTAACAGGGTCTTGATGATCTTATAAGCTTATTCCGACGGCCTCCCTCTCGTAAGGTGAAAACAGCTTGATGATTGAAGCTGGATTTGGGCATTGAAGAATGTCTTGTTGAAGATCATCTCTTGTAGCTTGGAATTTTACACTTCTGGGAGGACTTCGTTGGGGATCGCTAGCAATGTGTTGTCGATTAGTTCAAAACCACGGGgatcattttatttttggtcctaggAAGATATTTGTAGTTTATTTGCCAAAATGAGAACTATTGACATAGCTGCTAGAAAAATTTTGTTAAGATACAATTTCAAGCCAAAATACCATTGCCAGCATTTTTGTGAAGGATCACAAACAATATTGGGATTATGTGATGCTTGCTTTGTGCATGATGATTGAATTGGCCAGCTTCGCCGTTTTTCTCTTTTTCCTTCCTGGGAGTCCTAGATTCACCGGTTAAATATGTGCAGGCCCTAACATTGCTATGATTAGTTTCAAATACTAGTAATTAGAGGATATATTTGGATTGTGCAAGTTTTCATTATGTCAGTGATCACATTCTAGGTTAAAGATGCAAAATACAATCCTAGACTTCATGTTGTTAGCAGGTGGTTTACAGAATTGACTGCGATTGTAtaaaaaatacattttttttttatttaagtaaTCATAATAATAAGAATATGGCGTAGTCTGCAATGTGCAATGTTGCTGGTGGAACCAACATTGGTATAATTCCATAATCCTCCCTTTTTATAGCTCGTGTTGGCCTATTCTTGTCCAGGAGCATCAATCAGCTTGAAAGTAAAGGGCATAAACAAACACATCAGCCGACAAAACAAATGGGTATTTGCTACTTTCTTTCAGCTATCAATAGGGCCCTTGCATTCTCATTTTCAACGGGTTAAAATTGGAACAAATCATTCTTGATGATCCTAATGTAAATTCGTAACTGGAGAATTTTATGATGAATAAACTAGAATGCCAGATACGAAGTTAATTGAAAAACAAACTAGCTAACAATGAAAGGAAAAGTTCTATATTggcaaaaaaataaatgaaattactccATTATTGATGCATGCTCCAATTCTCAATCTCTCTTCAGCTAGCAGGGCCAAATTTTGGCATAAGGAATCATTAAGCAGAGTCAGTGTAAAGAAAGGAGAGAGGAGTGAGAGTGCATGGATTTTCACTACTCAGCAGCTCAAGCACTTTCGCAGCTATTTGGATGAATCACAATAGAAGAAAAGGGTATATATTCTGTTGACCAAAACTGAGTCTGATGCACAAATCTTCTGTGCATCataatacatacatacatacaaaaAAAATGGGGAAGAAGGGAGAACCTAACATCAGCTACTGCTTCACTAGTCCTCTGCTTCCCCTTGGCCAAGCATTATCCACGAAAACAGGACGTCCATCTACCAGCTGCAATTGACTAGTGTTATTCTTTGTATTCATAATTCATAGAATTAACTATTGGTAAAGCAGTTTACCTTCCCATTCATCTCCATAAAGGCCTTTTTGGCTTCATCCTCTGTAGCAAAGGTCACATACCCGTAACCTTTTGATTTGTTGCTAGCTTTATCCCTTATTATTTCagctggaaatgtaaattgcctaGATATGACTAAATTTTGAAATGTACTCAAGAAAGAAATGAGTTTTAAGGTTAAAGTAACAGGTTAACCCCATACATTCCACGACttgaccaaattttgaaaatgcctcAGCTAATGACTTCTCTGTAGTGGAGAAAGATATACCTGCAGCAAAGTCATTAGTTCCTGCAACAACAATAGCATAAAAATGCATGGGCCAAGGATACAGCCTTCAGATTAATAAACAAGATGTTCTAGTATTAATTAGTAATTGGGGCACAAATGCtgaaataaaaagtaaaataaaccACAACAAATTGAAATACAGACGCTAACAGATCCAGCATGATGCCAAAACGTTGCCTATGTGGCTCAACTATCTTGCTGTGTTCTGAACTTTTGATGTATGGCAATCAGAACAAGAGTGTGAAACAGAAGAACCCAACCAAACCAAGCATTTCTGGTGAAGCAAAAAGCTCTAGCtaaaccattatgaacacagccTTGTTTGACTTTGTGGTACAATGGTGAAAAAATTATACTGCCATTTACTTGATTCAACAAAATGCAAGCTAAATTATTTAGGAAACAAGATGAAGGATTTAAACACTCCTAAGATACTGTGACATGGATTAATTCCATCCATCATAAAACCACATTTAGGAATCAGAATGAAGGATTTTAAATAGGTTATTCCTAACGTACTTCAACATCGATTAATTCCATCCATCATAAAGGTAATTCCTATGATTATGATAGCTCACAAAGGAAGTGAGAGTAGTGAAGAACCCATAACCTTGTCTTATGCAGAATGAAGATACTTGTTTCCACTTACTTTATGGAGACCCACAAGAAGTCATGCTTAAATGAATCAACCCTACTTCTTGCCATATTGTTTTCTTCTACTTTATCATCGAAAACAATAATATTCAATTTTCATCAACTAAGGCTGGCCTAAAAACAATACTAAGGAAGGAATCAAAGAGTGCTGCCTATACATGCAATCTAGTGAGTTTTTTGAGTAAATATATTTTTGAGTTACTAAAACATCTAGTGAGTCAAGAGTAAAATATATTTTTGAGTTACTAAAACATCTACACATGCAAATACACGTGGCATTCATccgtaaaatatatatatatatatatatatatatatatatatatatatatatataaagaaaaaaaaaaaaacctcctcTGCTTCTATCTTCCTCCTTTTCAATTATTCTGCTTTCGTCTTCGTTGAAATCAGAAAATTTAATCTTCAATTAATCACCAAATTTAGGATGTCTACAAGTGAGTGTGTTACAAATGGTTTCTCATTCTAACATTAAAGGATAACCTACCCAATCTCATTCTAAACATTAAAGGATAAGCTACCCAATTCTATTCCACTACTCTTTAACTCCGTCTCTCCTAAGGCCACAAAGTTCTCAAAAAGGAGGATAAAAAAGGGACTTCCACCCATTGACAGATGCAGTAGATTTTTTCCACACAGCTACACTATTCCTAAAATCCATTCCAAGTCCAAGTAATATGAGGATCTCTATTAGAAGTCATCCAAATGATCATAGTATATTTCATAAACCAGGACAAGACAGCCCATTCTCTCCTCATTCACTTTTAGCAGTGAATCGAAAAATTTCCCacctcttttattttattaaattgaatGATAAACATATAAATACATGTATATGCCAAGAgccagaaataagaaaaggtaccTTTAACGAAAAGCTTGGAAGAGAAGCCTCTGGAGAAGAACTGGGATGCTAAATAATTAGGGTTTGACTGAGAGAGAATTTGGTAAAAACTTTTGGAAATTCCTCTGAAAGACACCATTTTGCTGAAAGACCTAGTGAGAAAACTGCTGTTAAAGGAAAAAAGAAAGCTTCAGTCGATTACAACTAATTGAATCATATCAAATAATGCGGTTGTTCAAttgctttctctctctctctctctctctctctctctcacatacTTACCGTTCTCAAACTAGCGGTCCAAGCTCCAAACTATATACCTTAGATCAAAAGTATAAAATGCGTACTTCAGTCGCTACTCCCTCACCCAAAATTTGAACAACTTGTCAGTTGGACGATAGCATTTTATCATTCCAAAAGACCactggaaaatggtaaagctgatTCACCAGCCAAGAAAATGGCTACTTCTTCGAGTTTCATATCAAATTCCTTCGTCAGAACTATTTTCCAAGAATTCCTAGAGATTCCCACTTAAAATGGTGCCCTCACTAGCACAGAAATAATTCAATAAAATAAAGAGGAAAAAACGCTATATGCCATGGAAAAAAGAATTGCTTCTCAATTCCTCTCTGCTCTTACAATTCACAGTAATATTCAAATCAACCTTTGATAATCTGTGACTTCCTTTATGTTGGCCAATTGAATAAGGGTTAGGTAATTGAATTAGAGAAGATTCaaataagaaaaggaaagaaattaaTGGCAATTTTTGAAGCTGTGAACTGCAATAGCAAAGGGCAacaaggaggaggaggagaagagagaaaaggaaatCCCAGCTCTCTGGATTTGGCGCTAAAATCCCAAGAAGCAAATATATTAGCTATGAAGGTGATGTTAAAGACAGCCCATATGAGAAATTTCACTGAGAAGAAAAAAGGAAGCATCAATGCTGAGAAACTAAAATTTCTTCCATTTCAaaaggagggagagagagagagagagagagagagagagagagagagaacctgCAATGGGAATGGTAGTGGCCTAGCAGAGGAGATGAGAAATCGCTATACGGTGGCGGCGGAGTGATAGACGGTGGTCTGGTTCAGCGGTGGAAAGCAGAAGCCCGAGTACGTTTTATTGGAGCCGTTAGTTAAAAACATGGTGAATTGGttt contains these protein-coding regions:
- the LOC110640146 gene encoding small RNA-binding protein 11, chloroplastic isoform X2, with product MVSFRGISKSFYQILSQSNPNYLASQFFSRGFSSKLFVKGISFSTTEKSLAEAFSKFGQVVESEIIRDKASNKSKGYGYVTFATEDEAKKAFMEMNGKLVDGRPVFVDNAWPRGSRGLVKQ
- the LOC110640146 gene encoding small RNA-binding protein 11, chloroplastic isoform X1 — translated: MVSFRGISKSFYQILSQSNPNYLASQFFSRGFSSKLFVKGTNDFAAGISFSTTEKSLAEAFSKFGQVVESEIIRDKASNKSKGYGYVTFATEDEAKKAFMEMNGKLVDGRPVFVDNAWPRGSRGLVKQ
- the LOC110640146 gene encoding small RNA-binding protein 11, chloroplastic isoform X3, which gives rise to MVSFRGISKSFYQILSQSNPNYLASQFFSRGFSSKLFVKAEIIRDKASNKSKGYGYVTFATEDEAKKAFMEMNGKLVDGRPVFVDNAWPRGSRGLVKQ